In one window of Palaemon carinicauda isolate YSFRI2023 chromosome 2, ASM3689809v2, whole genome shotgun sequence DNA:
- the LOC137619987 gene encoding glutamic acid-rich protein-like yields MAGAAGCLFVGGAIIAMSVMSSKKEEKRPNAQQEEANDIEETSDADATEEKTEENSLEIVLEETRSEEEIFELSGKTENGEELQENYEVEIWEASEDNEPEDDNENVEIVIEESLVKEENSDSSESVKEEDILDSDDEEESVQNTEDSEDEEISEQNAEVSDDEEELVQNTEDSEEEENSDSSESEMEEEFSGISVQNRFRFLPDEMEESEVDEEESEVEEEESEVEEEESEEEEEEESEQITEDSDDEEELVQNTEDSEEEENSDSSESELEEEFSGISVQNRFSFLPDEMEESEVDEEESEVDEEESEVEEEESEVEQEESEEEEEEESEQITEDSDDEEELVHNTEDSEEEENSDSSESEMEEEFSGISVQNQFRFLPDEMEESEEEEELEQNTEDSVSDEESEEEEESGEESEEGEESEEEEESEEEEESEEEEESEEEEESEEEEESEEEEESEEEEESEEEEEEESEEEEESEEEEESEEEEESEEEEESEDEEESEEEDEDSDDKEESEQNTEDSEVDEDTEKEDEETKGGPCKGKGHHLPKQERAKGMPRRAFQGRQKPKRQNPGPKRTGKKDTKVKNRKKQNVEKQPKMHIPRNQFQRNRRRV; encoded by the exons ATGGCAGGTGCTGCAGGTTGTCTTTTCGTTGGAGGAGCGATCATTGCAATGAGTGTTATGTCttctaagaaagaggaaaaaagaccAAATGCCCAACAGGAGGAAGCTAACGATATTGAAGAAACCAGTGACGCTGATGCAACAGAGGAGAAGACCGAAGAAAACTCTTTGGAGATCGTATTGGAAGAGACAaggagtgaagaagaaattttcgaatTATCGGGAAAAACCGAAAATGGTGAAGAGTTGCAGGAaaattatgaagtagaaatttGGGAAGCATCGGAGGATAATGAGCCAGAAGATGATAATGAAAATGTGGAAATCGTAATTGAAGAATCTTTAGtaaaggaggaaaattcggattcttctgagagcgtaaaggaggaagacattttgg ATTCAGATGACGAAGAAGAATcggtacaaaatactgaagattcagaagacgAAGAAATATCAGAACAAAATGCTGAAgtttcagatgatgaggaagaattggtacaaaatactgaagattcagaagaggaggaaaattcggattcttctgagagcgaaatggaggaagaattttcgggcatttccgtccaaaaccgatttcgtttcttgcctgacgaaatggaagaatcagaggtagatgaagaagaatcagaggtagaggaagaagaatcagaggtagaggaagaagaatcagaggaagaggaagaggaagaatcagaacaaattactgaagattcagatgatgaggaagaattggtacaaaatactgaagattcagaagaggaggaaaattctgattcttctgagagcgaattggaggaagaattttcgggcatttccgtccaaaaccgatttagtttcttgcctgacgaaatggaagaatcagaggtagatgaagaagaatcagaggtagatgaagaagaatcagaggtagaggaagaagaatcagaggtagagcaagaagaatcagaggaagaggaagaggaagaatcagaacaaattactgaagattcagatgatgaggaagaattggtacacaatactgaagattcagaagaggaggaaaattcggattcttctgagagcgaaatggaggaagaattttcgggcatttccgtccaaaaccaatttcgtttcttgcctgacgaaatggaagaatcagaggaagaggaggaattggaacaaaatactgaagattcagtaagtgatgaggaatcagaggaagaagaagaatcaggggaagaatcagaggaaggggaagaatcagaggaagaagaagaatcagaggaagaagaagaatcagaggaagaggaagaatcagaggaagaggaagaatcagaggaagaggaagaatcagaggaagaggaagaatcagaggaagaagaagaatcagaggaagaggaagaagaagaatcagaggaagaagaagaatcagaggaagaggaagaatccgaggaagaggaagaatcagaggaagaagaagaatcggaggatgaagaagaatccgaggaagaagatgaagattcagacgataaggaagaatcggaacaaaatacagaagattcagaagtggatgaagatacagaaaaagaggatgaagaaaCCAAGGGCGgcccctgcaaaggcaaaggtcatcatctgccAAAACAAGAGCGTGCGAAAGGAATGCCCCGCAGAGCATTCCAGGGTCGCCAAAAGCCTAAACGACAAAATCCAGGACCAAAAAGGaccggcaagaaggacacaaaggtCAAGAACAGAAAGAAGCAAAatgttgaaaaacagcccaagatgcacattcctaggaatcagttccagaggaacagaaggagggtgtaa